The uncultured Mailhella sp. genome segment AGTCGTAGCCTGCGCCGGGCTTGATTTTTGTCCCGTGGCGACCGGCGGCGCGGTTGTCCGAGGGCGGGAAGGTGTTCATGGCCTTGAACGAGGCGTCGGTAAAGCCGAGTTCGTCCACATGATCGGAAATTTTCCAGGTCCAGACAACTTTGCCCTTGCTGTCCACTTCCAGAAGCACGTCGGTGACGAGCTGCATGGAAGGATGAATCCGCGCGATTTTTTCATTGGTATGGCTGAGCACCAGCGTGGTTTCCGCGGCATCGGAGGAGGCGCTGCCCGCGGAAGGAGTGAAATATACGGGGGTATCCTTGCGCTGGAAGTCGTGATGCTGGCGAGCTATGGGCGTTTTTCCGTCTTTCTGCGGCTGACCGGGAATGGCCGGCACGTTCTGCCAGTCGCGGAATTCCCAGAGCTGTTTTCCGTTGAAATCAAGGGTGACGAGAGAGGTTTTGTCCTGCTGACCGTCCTTCCAGGTTTCGCCGCTGGTCATGAGACGACCGCCGGGGAGAATTTTGTTCGGCATGCCGTCCTTGCTGTTCCAGCGTTTGACGAGATTGCCGTTCATGTCGATGAGACAGGCGCTTCCGGCGAGGATGGTGTAGCCGTTGTAGGCCTTTTCCGGATTGTAGAAGGTGACGCCTGTAGGATACGTGGTGGGCACGGCCTGAGAAGCGGCGGGCGCGGCGCAGAAGAGGCCGAGCGCGATCAGGAGACTGACGGAAACATTGTTGAAACGCATGCAAACCTCGCATTGTTTGGAAACAAAAACGTGAAAAATAATGCAATATGCATGCCAGACACGGAAAGTGATGCAATGCCGGAGTGTTGAGAACTTCGGCGAAACGATGTTCCGGGAGAATGTACGAGGCTTCGCACAGCAGAAGAGGTGTTTTGGGCAAAAAGGTGGTCTGCCGGGGGGGGGAGAGCTGCCGTCCCGGTGCGGGGAGCGTTTTTGCTGGATGCGCGGCGCGGATGCAGGAATCGGCTCTGCCGGATGACATGCGGGAATACGGGGCGCGGCCTGGGCTGAACGATGGCCCGGCAGGATGAGCGGCCTGGGCGGTCGCACTGGCAGGGATGGAAGAGATCCCCGGGGGGCGGCGCGGGAATTGTTTCGGTTGAAAGATCGAAGCGGAAGCGGCGCAGACGGCAGGCGCGGCAGCCTGCGCGGATAAAAAAAGCCCGGGCGGCGGAGCCGTCCGGGCGCGATGGGCGAGACGCCGGATCAGTATCTCTTGAAGGCGGAAGGTTCGTCTTCTTCCACTTCCACGGTGCCGGCGTTCTTCAGAGCGTCGTCGTAGAGGAAGGGATCGGCCGGAATGACTTCGCGTTCCATGTCATGCTTGATCTGCGGAATGTAGTCGTAGGGGATGCGGTAGGCGCGATAGATGGAGTTGGTGGGTCTCACGCGATGGGAGGTTTCGGCGTCGCCGAAGCCGCTCGCCGTGCCGTACCACATGAAGGGCACGATGTATTCCCAGACGGTTTCGAGTTCGGGAGTCACTTCAAAGATGCGGCCGTCGTTGCCCTCGGTGATGAGGGTGTTGCCGTTGGGCAGGCGCTGGGCGCTGCTCAGGGTGCCGCTGAAGAAGCTGTGCGCTATGGAATGATTCTTGCCGTAGCCGAGGGCCGTGGCGGAATATTCCCAGACGAGCTTTTTGGTGGTGGGGTCGAATTCCAGCACCTGGGAGTAGGGCATGCCGTTGTTGAACACGAGGATGTTGCCTTCGCCGGGCAGGCCCTTGGGAATCATGTGGGCGTGATGGATCATGCCGCCGGCGGGCAGAGCCTTGAAGCCTCCTTCAGGCAGATGCATGCCCATGAGGCGCAGCGGGTCGTCCTTGGCGTACTTGGGGCCGACCTGCCAGACGATGGAGCCGGTCTTGTGATCGATGATGTAGATGACTTCCTGACCGTCGTCGGTGATGATGTTTTCCGGATCAAAGGCGGCGTACTTGACGGGATCCTGATCATACCACTTGTTGGGGCCTACCCAGGAAGCGGTGTTCTGGAAGTCGGCAATGCCCTTTTCCTTGCATTCCTTTTCGTGGTCCTTGTACACCCATTCCCAGGTGATCTTTCCGGTCTTGTCCACGATGTAGAGGGAAGCGGTTTCTTTGCCGTCAATGGTCTTGAAGCCGGCGATGAGGGTTTTGCCGTCCTTGACGTAGTCCATGCCGGGCACGTAGTAGCCCACGGGGTTGCCTTCGCGCTGGAAGTCGTGGTGGGCGTTGGCGCTCCAGATGAGGTCGCCCTTGACCTTCATTTCGGCGGAAGGCTTTCTCTTTTCATACTTGTCGAAGCGCCAGACTTCCTTGCCGTCCCAGTCGAGTTCGACCACGGCGAAGCCTTCGGATTTGCGTTCGGTCCAGTTGTCGGGATCGTAGTACACGAGGTTGGCCAGCAGATGTCCGCCGGGGAGGACCTTGGCCGGCTGACCTTCCACGTTCATCCACTTGTGGACGACCTTGCCGTTCATGTCGATGAGGGGAAGTCCGTGACCCGTGGCGCGCATGGGACCGATGACGGTGTAGCCGTTGTAGGCTTTATCGGGCTTATTGATGGTAACTCCGGTGGGAAACACGGAGGGATAGGCCTGGGCGGAAGCGGTAAAGCCCAGGGCCAGCAGAGACGCCAGCAGTACTTTTCCAAAGCTGCGCATGGGATTTCTCCACGGTTTGAGGTGTTGCGGAAAGACTCGTCGCAATGCGAGGGTGCAGCAGGGTTATACAGCATTTGTCACGCAACATCCAGAGAAGCCGGGGAGGCGTTCTCTGGATGTCGGGAAAGTGTTACCACTGACGCACCTGTTTTTTCTGGGCCCCTGCCTTGGCGGCGCGGGCCTTCATGACGGTACTGTAGTCTTTGGCCATGGTTTTCCAGGGCTCTACGGTGTAGGGCTTGGGAACGTTGGGAGCAAAATAGACGGGTTCAAGCTTCTTGCCCTTGAGGCCGGGATAGTCCTTGCCGTAGCGGGCTGCGCGATGTACGGCGTTGGCCATGTGCCCGTCGGCCACCCAGAAGTTCCAGGAATTGGCCTGATGATCGGAAAGATAGGGGCTCGGGCCGTCGTCCTTCATCCAGGGAGCCACGAATTCCCACACCACGCGGGGCACGGGACCGCCGGTAACTTCAAAAATGTGTCCGGCAGTGGCGGAGGTGATCAGCGTATTGCCGTTGGGCAGGCGCTGCGCGCCGCTCTGATAGGCGGAAGCGTAGTTGAGAGGACGCTCGGCGCGGAATTCCCAGACTTCGCGGTCGGTAAGGGGATCAATTTCCACCACGCGCGAGTAGTTGCCCGTGGGGCGCATCCAGCCGTTGTCATGCACCTGAATGTGACCGTTGGGCAGGAAGGTGGGATGATGAGGGCCGAAGAGCTTCTGATCGCCGTTGTCGGCGAATCCGGGCCGCTTGCCAGCTCCCCATGCCGAGGGATTGCCGTAGCGCCAGACGACCTTTCTGGTCTTGCGGTCGATCATGTACACTTCGCTGAACTGCCGGTCCGTTACGATGAGACGGTCTGTTTTGGGATCGTAGTCCACGCCGTTGAAGTAGCTCCAGTTGACGGCGGCGCCCAGCGGCGTGACTTCGGGCGTCATGTAATTGATGTCGAACTGATCGGGGCCTGTGCCTATGTTGTCCCACTTGTGGAATTCCCAGACGATTTTGTTCGAGGGGTCCACTTCAATGATGAAGGGCGACCAGAATCCCAGAACGCTGCCCACATCCAGTCCGAACACTCCCTGCTTTGGCAGACTTTTGGGATCGCGTCCTTTTTTGATGGCGTCAGCCATGGTCTTGAATTCGCGGCCTATGCAGAGAATGTTGCCGTTGGGCATGGGGGTGACGCCGTGCGTGGTGATGCGGTCGGGCTCGTTGAGGATGAATTCGCGCAGCACCTTGCCGTTCCAGTCGATGATCTGGAAGCCGCCGGAAGGTCCGCCCACCCGGGCTTTGGCTTTGGAACCCAGACGCATGGGGCGCAGCAGATTGCCGTCGGGGAGCAGCAGGGCGTGCAGGCCGGGAGGCGTGTCGTGCTTCCAGGTATGCACGACATTGCCTTCCATATCGATGAGATAGGTAGAGGTGGAGTAGTACGGAGCAATGAGGGTGTAGCCGTCGAAAGTGCTGCCTTCTTCCCAGCGGAGCACGCCGGTAGGGCCGCCAAAGGACTCGAAGGCTGCGGCTCCCGTTGAAAAGCATGCGATGCCTGCAACTGCCAGTGCCAGATGCTTCAGAAACTTCATTCGGACCTCCTTGGTTGTGGGAGAGTTGCTCAGCTCATCAATAGGGGGAAA includes the following:
- a CDS encoding aryl-sulfate sulfotransferase, translated to MKFLKHLALAVAGIACFSTGAAAFESFGGPTGVLRWEEGSTFDGYTLIAPYYSTSTYLIDMEGNVVHTWKHDTPPGLHALLLPDGNLLRPMRLGSKAKARVGGPSGGFQIIDWNGKVLREFILNEPDRITTHGVTPMPNGNILCIGREFKTMADAIKKGRDPKSLPKQGVFGLDVGSVLGFWSPFIIEVDPSNKIVWEFHKWDNIGTGPDQFDINYMTPEVTPLGAAVNWSYFNGVDYDPKTDRLIVTDRQFSEVYMIDRKTRKVVWRYGNPSAWGAGKRPGFADNGDQKLFGPHHPTFLPNGHIQVHDNGWMRPTGNYSRVVEIDPLTDREVWEFRAERPLNYASAYQSGAQRLPNGNTLITSATAGHIFEVTGGPVPRVVWEFVAPWMKDDGPSPYLSDHQANSWNFWVADGHMANAVHRAARYGKDYPGLKGKKLEPVYFAPNVPKPYTVEPWKTMAKDYSTVMKARAAKAGAQKKQVRQW
- a CDS encoding aryl-sulfate sulfotransferase → MRSFGKVLLASLLALGFTASAQAYPSVFPTGVTINKPDKAYNGYTVIGPMRATGHGLPLIDMNGKVVHKWMNVEGQPAKVLPGGHLLANLVYYDPDNWTERKSEGFAVVELDWDGKEVWRFDKYEKRKPSAEMKVKGDLIWSANAHHDFQREGNPVGYYVPGMDYVKDGKTLIAGFKTIDGKETASLYIVDKTGKITWEWVYKDHEKECKEKGIADFQNTASWVGPNKWYDQDPVKYAAFDPENIITDDGQEVIYIIDHKTGSIVWQVGPKYAKDDPLRLMGMHLPEGGFKALPAGGMIHHAHMIPKGLPGEGNILVFNNGMPYSQVLEFDPTTKKLVWEYSATALGYGKNHSIAHSFFSGTLSSAQRLPNGNTLITEGNDGRIFEVTPELETVWEYIVPFMWYGTASGFGDAETSHRVRPTNSIYRAYRIPYDYIPQIKHDMEREVIPADPFLYDDALKNAGTVEVEEDEPSAFKRY